Genomic window (Misgurnus anguillicaudatus unplaced genomic scaffold, ASM2758022v2 HiC_scaffold_28, whole genome shotgun sequence):
gtcagctggtcttccagcctgaccagttaagtccagctagaccagcttaaaatgtgaccaaaacacagctagaccaacttaaaaagtgacaaacacagctagaccagctttctacaccagcaataccagctaaaaccaagctgggagaccagctaaaaccacctcaccagcttatgctggtctaagctggatttttcagtagagATTTCTCTACCATAAGCCGTCTCCAAAGGCGTTTCAGAGAAGTTTCAGTACATGCAACTGGCATCGCAACCGCAGACCACGTATAACCACACCAGCCCAGGACCTCCCCATCCAGGATTTTCAGCTCCAAGATCAGCTGAGTCCAGCCACCCAGACAGCTGCTGCAACAATCGGTTTGCATAACCAAAGAATTTCTGCATAAACTGTCAGAAACCGTCTCTGGGAAGCTCATCTGGGTCTCAACCTGACTGCAGTTCGTCGTTGTAATTGACTTAAGTGGGCAACTGACTTGAATAGGCCTTTTGTGTATGTAGAAAACGTCTTAGATCTCATGATAAATGGAggcaaaaacaaaagtgttgcaTTTATAATTTTGTTCAATGTTTATCATGATACAGATTTCCTTTATGAATGAACATGTACCTCTACCACATGTGACCTACAATGAAGCATTGTGTTCAATCaaataatttactttttttttataaactcaaAAACATGAACTGAAATGTAGTAAAATTCCTTTTCTACTCCAAATAAGTAAACATCCATGGTGCAGGTTCACCCTGGTGTGCTATATTATGTTGGGGTTGATGTGATAAATAAATATCCAGCGCATGCCTAAGATATTTAGACAGTGGCTTAGATGGGACATGTTGTGGTTGGGCAtgcttttctgacttctgggcTTCATAAATCATGgtcataaagtttatttttaacctATTAATCTatattagtatttttttatttccttagcCGTTGTCCAAATACAGTAAATTAATCATTGCTTGTGCTTTGTAATAAAATTTGGCAATTGCTTTATGACTTCCCGTTTCTGAAGTTCATTGTCATTGTCTTGGTACTTTGTCTTGGTACTTTGGTATTTTCCTATTTTTTCCCcgcatgtattaattcttgttaatgtttggaaattcatttattaatattaacaGTTAATACGTTTGGTTTAAtgaatgtattagtaaatgcagaGATTAACACTATAAATAAGAAATACGCTTGTCTCGCTCTGTCATGGACTCAGGTGACATTTAATTTAGAAACAGCAACGACCTCAGGAATCAATTTGCTTGGTTGTGTTACTCCAGTTCTACTAAATTTTGTTAAAAAGCCTATGTGGATATTATGACGGTTATTTTACTTCGGAAACCGAAGCATGAGattaaattgttattttagACAACTGCAGCAATTACCAATTTAAATGTATCTGTTCGGTCACAAAGTAGCTGCTACTTTAATAAGCGATAGTCCGGATAGACCAATCACAGTCGAATTATGATCACTCGATGAAGTTTTAACGTTGAtggttttttcttttttacataAAACGGGGGTGTATTTCCGTTTATATGTCGAGtacaaataatattaataatcatatttaaaatattgcaattttttaaaaatatctgaaagAGCTCGGCTGTCAGAAACCTTACGCGCCCCCTGGAGGAGAATTACTTTGTGCCCTgaacaaatataaaatatacttcCGACCTGTCAAGTAACTTCCCTTAACTTGGTGGAGCTATGGAGGTGAACGTTTCTGAATCGTTTGAGAGGTGAATGTAAATCCTATAGGACAGCAATCTTGAAGCATATACATACAATAATCGCAAGCGTAGATACGTAACGTGATTAGCTGCACGTTGCTGAATTTATGCTATGTAGCGAGCCACTGCTATTGTTATGTTATTGCTTGTAGGACATACAGTGTAAGTCTATAATTATGTTTCAGTGTCGTTCCGGTGGATGAGGGGAAAGagaagtttaagaaaaatgatgACATCTTATTCTACAGGTAACTGAGGTTATTTGTTAACTAGATtagaatatttcattatttattagaaaatatttaCTTTTCTACACTAAATATTTACActgaaaattatatttataattatataaaatacagtataaaatacaaatacagtacgtacaatataatatttttataatggttattatgtttaaaaaagataatatatttaataagtaTGTaattacaatgtattacattgcaAACTATGTATTAGGTCTGTACTTACACCAAATATATCTGCATGTAATTACACTCTTgatctaatataaatattatcTAATATAAAGTTGGATAATTTTATTGTTGACCTTTGAACTCTTTTACAGGCGACAGAAAGATAAAGGATTGTCTCAATACTTTGCCTCCCTTGAGACTTTAGTACTCACAGATAGATGTGCCAGTCTGGAGCTCTCTGAGCACGAGTCTCAGGTAAACTCacattgcatttttaaatattcatatcttagtgttataaataaaataaattaccaCTTTGAATTATGGTACCTCAACTATTTCTCTTTGATTTGCTGAAAAATACCTAAAAGAACCATGGCAGTAACCCAAGGATGAAGGATGCACTAACAGAAATTATGTCTTTATTCATTTAGTATAgcaatatgtttaaaaaaaacgttCTTTATAATCTTATAGGACAGACTGTGTCTTCAAATACGGGTGacccaaaatggcacaatcAGAGTTTTAATTGATGAACTACAGGCAATTAAACCACGTTATCAGGTTTCAGATGTTCTGACTGGTGAACCATCATATGTCCCGTAAGCAATTTTGCATTGCTTCTCATagagaaaacagaaaacaagGTTTCACACCTGAAATCTTTCTTGAATCTGTTTATACCATTACTTCATTGTATGTTGTTttgggtttttttgtttgattgacaggctAAGAGTTCAATGGCAAAGAGATGACGCTGTATCTCTAACATGGGGTTTTGGCCAGTACCAGCTCCTAGTTTCAGCCTCACCTTTCAGACTCGAGGTCACCTGTGATGGGGAAGAGATTGTCACACTCAATCCAGGGAACAGACTATGCTTTGAAACTCTTCAGGAACCAACTAGGTATATAAGACTTCAAAGTATTGTTCGAAGTAGTGTTGTTACATACTCTTTGTTGTTGCCTTAATTTTGGATGTTAGTTTTGATTGTTTTGACCTAAACTGTGAATACTTTCTCTAGGACATCTTCAGGTTCACTTCAGGTAAGAATTTATAACATAAcgttaaaaagatttttgaaatttataggggcggttttccagacagggtttagattaagacTAGGTCTttgttatattaggacattttacaaATATGCCTTACAAAAAAGCAATACTGATGTGAATCATGAGGCAAAACAATGACATCTTTAGTCCTAGAGTAATTTTAAGCCATATCAGGGAAACCTCCATATAGTGTAACAAAACTTTGAATTTCAAAGGTTGATGAAGATCCATGTGGGCTGTGGAAAGAAACATTCAGACAGTTTCAGGACATCAAGGCAAATGGTAGGCATTCCTTTAGATTACAAATCCATTTTTGACCTTCACACTTGTTGAAACTTTTAATATTAGTTTTAAAAGGGTTACTTTCTTAGTGCACAATGAAACATTacatgaagagctcagatgcaaaaggtGCTAAATGCTACCGCCGTTAAAAATTAGATAATAATATTGTCCGAATGCTCTCAGCATGTATTATACATTCATTAAAAACGTACTCTTCAAATCCGCTTACTCTTGGCCTCAGACCATTCGGAAATACTGCTTGTTAGCAGAAAACGTTAAACGGCACAAAGTTTTACAGCAAAGTCTACTCTAAATGCATCATGGAAGataccggacagggtttagattaatccaggactagttattttaggacatttaagtagttttttttacaataccttacaaaaaaaaacaatactggtgtgcatcttaagacaaaacaatggtactgatatatgttaaaatatgtcagggcaagctgttttgaaattaaagcagctcaaacatgcatttaagtctgggactaggatcaGCCATGTCTGGGAACCCGCCccagagggttttgcagtgatAAATAGTCAAATTAGTTTAATAGGCTACCATTCAAATGActagtgacatttgtgaaaataaggcgcTTCAGTTTCAGACTAATGATGATCTTTTCAGTGCCATTAAAGTAAAacttttaggggcggtttcccggacagggattagactagtcctagacttaaacacttttaagagctcttcaaactgaaaacaactttcacttacagatcttaaaatacatcagggccctttgttttacttcaagatgcacacaggtaatgtttttagtaaggcatgttgtttaaaactagttatatttcctaattaaactaaggcctagtcctggattaagctaatcctggtcggggaaaccgccccttaaaccTAAACAtcagagcctgataaaaatgcttatttacaagaaaacatgtcagatgcaagtagagggttttgcatttgagctcttAATATTTTGAAGCAGTTCTCtagggcagtgtttcccaaccttttttctgccacggcacagttttaataagtaaaaaaacatGCGTCACACCACTTTCACAATAAGCAACAGATCTGCACAAACCTGTGTTGCAATGCTTAAATGACTTGTTAAACTAGAATATTATACCGTATTAAAGGTACGGTGTGTAACTTTaaggaggatctcttgacagaaatgcaatataatatacatacctataatatcagtggtgtataaagaccttagatttttttctaagttttattaccttaaaatgagacgtttttatccacatacaccgagggtccccttacattggaagtcaccattttgtgccgccatgtttctacagtagcccttagctgacaatttttttttactaagttgtctccgatgatgacatgcttgtcctgtggtggcttctctatgtgtttcaaaagcgaggagtGAGCCGTGGACTGAGACTAGATGCAGCtagaatttacacactgcacctttaaacatagtattcacattaaatgtaaaacttgaTCTTGtgttgatgaacacaaatgatatatatatatatatatagaaatctACTTATAATGAAATGTCTTCAATTTAGGTCCCAGTTCTGTGGGCATGGACTTGCGTCTCCACGGATTCAGCCATACATATGGTCTTCCTGAACATGCTGATACCCTGCTTTTAAAAGACACAAGGTGATGCACTTTAAATAATCACTGTGATACTGATGCAACACATTCTTGTCTTACATAATAGGCCAACTCCATATCTCCTTTACAGTACCGCTGAGGCATATCGACTGTACAACTTGGATGTGTTTGCCTATGACATCAATAGCAGATTGGGCCTTTACGGTTCTGTCCCATTCATGCTAGCTCACAAGCCAGAGAGAACGCTTGGGGTGTTCTGGCTGAACGCGTCTGAGACATTGATTGACATTGAGTACAACCCAAAGCCAATCGAGGTGCGGTTTACATACATTGTAAAGTTTTTGCCTAAAATGTGAAGCATGTAATATTTTTGAGGTTCCCAAAGCATGTAAAGACTGTTACTAATACTTTTTGGCACTGTCAAAACATAGctctgtttgtttaaattgacattttcttgataaacaaactttattaattgTGAAAAGCTAAATTAAATCAGTATTACTGTGATTGATGAATTTTTGATGTTTAAACAGGGTGCGAATGAACCACCAGGGAAGAAGAGTAAGATCACACCTCAGACTGATGTGAGATGGGTATCTGAGAGTGGCACAATTGACTGTTTCATTTTGCTGGGACCCTCGGCTGCCCAGGTGTTCTCTCAGTATGCGCAGCTCACAGGTATTGTCCTTCCccagtttttttctttatggataccacaagactttttttactGGCAGGCAACAGACATCAACCAATGACTGCATATTCCAGGAAATGACAGATGCCATAAACATCATCACTTTTATTATGCTAAAATATTTTATGACAGTCTCTCTGTTGACATGGTGAAGTATACATAAGAAGCTCACACGAATGTAAATGTCTCTGCTCATAGGCTACCAGGCTCTGCCTCCACTGTTTTCTTTGGGGTACCATCAGTGCCGCTGGAACTATGAGGACGAGGCAGACGTAAAAGCCGTGGATGCTGGATTTGACCTCCACAATatcccttatgatgtcatatggTTGGATATTGAGCACACCGATGGGAAGCGCTATTTCACCTGGGACTCAAAGCTTTTCCCAAAGCCAGTGGAACTACAACATCACCTGCAGAAGAAGAAAAGAAAGGTATGACGATGTAGATTTAGACCTTTTTTTACTTAATGAAATTAAGGACACCATGTTAAAGAAGGCAGGGCATCAACAAACCTCCTATTATGCAATGGTCACTGACCAATAGCAAATCATAGGTGTTTACTTTCAAGAATAGTTCTGTTTGGTATGCTGCAAGGGGCAGCCAGTCTCTATCATAAAGCTTACACAGAAATggcttaaactgcaattcatcgactgccCACTAgagactggctccaaaaggggaaaaaaatatgtttacagcctggtactaaaagtgtttttggtgtAGCTAATTTTGACCAAtttgacaactgtgaggggggtgaatttatTCGTAACTCCTccgtttacattatattaagccttaaaggaacagtatgtaggattgtggccaaaactggtattgcaatcacaaaacttgtggctaaaactggtactgcaatcacacaactggtggccaatacacaaaatgacaacataaacatcagttgagggctgcaactccactttttaaatgtcaatatcttggccggaccactgttgtcagtgatataagtatttgaaatgaaaatgatttcttaatttcTAGTGACGTattagggccattttatgattaactgatataaatttcttacatactgttcctttaaagttctGCACACAATTAGGGGTGTGGCCAGGTGAACTGCCGCTGCTGTCACCAGCTTTTAGTGATTTATATTAAGTTTAATATGTTGAACAATGTGCCAGgatacatttttattgtttattatattcCTGTGTAGTTGGTTGTTATAAGTGACCCCCACATCAAGATCGATCCTGATTGGTCGTTTTACTGTGAAGCTAAAGAAGGAGGCCATATGGTGAAAAATAGAGAAGGTGGTGTTTATGAGGGAACCTGTTGGCCAGGTATGATGTGATTAGAAATTTTTgctttatttggaaaaaaagaCTCAGTTTATGTAATGTGCTTCTTTCCTGTGAAATGTGTTTGATGTTACAGCCAGACTTAACAGATGTCaaaacaatgcatttttttaatgattgaaaCGTATATGAAAACATTTGATTGATTTGTTGTATTATCAGGTGAATCCTGCTACTTGGACTTTAGCAGCTCAAAGACAAGGTCATGGTATGCCAGAAACTTCTCTCTAAACAAATATGAAGTGAGTCTTATAAGTCTTTTAAGGACACTTTTGTAACTCTTtaacactccactttttggaaaataggctcattttccagctcccattgagttaaacatttgatttttaccgttttggaatccattcggctgatctccgggtttggcggtaccatttttatcatagcttagcataatccattgaatctgattagaccattagcatcacgcttaaaaatgaccaaaaacgttggggtgctgcgtaatatcattgcacctgctgcagccgtGGTACAGtagcaaagtcattgattattacgccagaatgagagtatagttcctagccatatcagcctagaaaatagcaacttttaattttctgtctgtcttagtacacaatgtaactacagaagaatcaagctgtaaataggaaaaatatcgaaacactttggttatttttttagcgcaatgctaatggtctaatcagattcaatttattatgctatgctatgctaaaagtggtacccccagatctggagatcggctgaatggattccaaaacgataaatatcaaatatttaactgagcctattttcaaaaaaagtggagtgtccctttaaagtctgATTACATTGTTGCTAGAAGTTTCTGAATGTTGTTTAAGTTGTTTGTGAGATGACAAAGTGCTTTGGTTCAGTGCACATCTTGATAACAGTTTTCTGTTCATCTATGCGTGCATTAGGGGTCAACAGAATGTTTGTTTATCTGGAACGACATGAATGAACCTTCTGTCTTTAATGGGCCAGAGCAGACAATGCCCAAAGATGCAGTGCACCATGGAGACTGGGAGCATAGAGACTTGCACAACTTGTATGGTTTCCATCAGGTAAGCTCAGCTAACAACTACTATTTAAGCTTGAAATGCAGATATGACcaatgcaatatattttttctttctcgCAGCACATGGCTacgtttgagggtttgttaacccGTTCAGGAGGTTTGGAGAGACCGTTTGTCCTTTCACGCTCATTCTTTGCAGGGTCTCAAAGAGGGGGTGAGCTCTAGTCCAGGATGAATCAATAGATAGTAACCAATTGTGCTtcttaaaataaacattgtatTGCTTATGTCATACTGTAGGTGCCATATGGACTGGGGACAATGTTGCTACTTGGGAATACTTGAAGATTTCTTTACCCATGCTGCTGTCACTAAGTTTGacaggaatacatttttgtGGAGGTTAAAGttactgtttttgttttatttacattatgaaaAAGTGCAGTTCTGCATACTTGTCAGTTTTACAGTTGgtgatgtttatttaaataacacGTCATAGATGTGCATTCTTGCTCTTGTGTTTAGCTGATGTAGGGGGCTTTGTGCAAGACCCAGACCCTGAGCTGCTGGTCCGCTGGTACCAGGCTGGGGCTCTCCAGCCATTTTTCCGAGGACACTCGTCTAAAGACACCAAACGTCGTGAGCCCTGGCTGTTTGGGGATGACGTCACTTCTGCAATTCGTTCTGCTATTCAGCAGAGATACTTTCTCTTGCCATACTGGTACACTTTGTTTTACCAAGCACACACTTCAGCTCTGCCTCCTATCAGGTACTGAATTTGAACCTCCAGCATTTGACATCCCATTGAGtataatttatttgtatgataacAGAACTACTAAGGCCAAGGTAGTCAATTTAAATTTCAAAGTCAAAGTAAATTTACCCTTACTGTATCACAgtgtttctcaaagtgtggggcgGGCCCCACTGGTGGGAATAGGATCATTACAAGTGAGGCATGACAAACAGGAggaaatttggtatttttgtgcCCATCTCTATTAATTCctttatttaaaggcggagtccacgatgtttaaaaacgctttggaaaaggagacgggccgactaccaaaacacacttatagccaatcagcagtaaggagcgtgtctactaaccgacatccttgccgggttgcgtatgtgtggggcgggtctattaacagaaggtccagattctattggggtaggggcatgtttgtttaggtgatttcaaatatcaacattggctttcaaacatcatggactccgcctttaaagctCAAAACGACACATTTGAATATAAGCGTAACTTAAAACAACATCAGACTGTGAGGAAAATGTCACGCAGAACCATAGCCTACAAGAATGAATTAAGACAGTGGACCTAAGCAAACATAAATAGCATAAATAGCCGAAAAGAAAGTATGACTTTTGTCAGAGACAAAATTCAAACTGAGttgctttattattatttacttttgaacaaagtctTATTTCATGCAAAGTGATAAAACAGTtgcatgtttattttctctgttgaatctgtttaatgctgttatgttttaaaatatgatgtgATCAAATACATTCAACAGTTAAACTTAAAGCCTAATTGATTACCATTTTGTTGGGGTGATTTGGGACTGGTGGGGCTCAGAACCCTTCCCTAACTCCAAAGTGGGGAATgtcagaaaaagtttgagaaacactgctgtaTCATATGAATGTGTAATGGTCTTATGTTGTTTCTTTTGTTTCCCACAGACCTCTTTGGGTCGAGTTTCCTAAAGACAC
Coding sequences:
- the LOC141362584 gene encoding neutral alpha-glucosidase C-like, coding for MEVNVSESFESVVPVDEGKEKFKKNDDILFYRRQKDKGLSQYFASLETLVLTDRCASLELSEHESQDRLCLQIRVTQNGTIRVLIDELQAIKPRYQVSDVLTGEPSYVPLRVQWQRDDAVSLTWGFGQYQLLVSASPFRLEVTCDGEEIVTLNPGNRLCFETLQEPTRTSSGSLQVDEDPCGLWKETFRQFQDIKANGPSSVGMDLRLHGFSHTYGLPEHADTLLLKDTSTAEAYRLYNLDVFAYDINSRLGLYGSVPFMLAHKPERTLGVFWLNASETLIDIEYNPKPIEGANEPPGKKSKITPQTDVRWVSESGTIDCFILLGPSAAQVFSQYAQLTGYQALPPLFSLGYHQCRWNYEDEADVKAVDAGFDLHNIPYDVIWLDIEHTDGKRYFTWDSKLFPKPVELQHHLQKKKRKLVVISDPHIKIDPDWSFYCEAKEGGHMVKNREGGVYEGTCWPGESCYLDFSSSKTRSWYARNFSLNKYEGSTECLFIWNDMNEPSVFNGPEQTMPKDAVHHGDWEHRDLHNLYGFHQHMATFEGLLTRSGGLERPFVLSRSFFAGSQRGGAIWTGDNVATWEYLKISLPMLLSLSLTGIHFCGADVGGFVQDPDPELLVRWYQAGALQPFFRGHSSKDTKRREPWLFGDDVTSAIRSAIQQRYFLLPYWYTLFYQAHTSALPPIRPLWVEFPKDTDMFAVENQYMIGSALLVCPVTDPGVSEVKVLLPGSDQLWYATDTAKVHGGGRILDFPVTLNTVPVFQRGGTVVPRRAGCGSCTADLQQHSITLTVALDSKGNAEGFLYLDDGHSFSYRDRMQFCLRLFCMRAGKLVSSCADDKGLFVSDDKVESVVILGLNSLKRKPKLKSGTRKTPVMFTFEAKCLTITGLDLEIHKDWEIII